From a region of the Trichoderma atroviride chromosome 6, complete sequence genome:
- a CDS encoding uncharacterized protein (EggNog:ENOG41~TransMembrane:12 (i49-70o90-112i124-143o149-170i177-197o209-231i251-272o284-304i316-335o341-361i373-390o410-429i)), producing the protein MSTTSVEEKGTPLPGEEKIALEQLVPDDQERQSTPTDEIEPAPEGGLRAWLVACGAASVFFCCLGFSNSFGTFTEYYLTHQLRDHTPDDVAWIGSLSAFLQFFTGMIGGPMFDRYGVKIMQPAAVIYIFAVMMLSLCKTYWQIILVQGVLMGSTMGFLQFPAMGALAHYFDKKRAAAFGVAISGSSIGGIIMPIAVSRMLNATSIGFGWTVRIIGFLMVPFMAFSIIVIKARLPPRPIAFFITGVFRDAKFMLLIASTFFAFIGMFMPIIFLPTYAVEARGMGATLAGYLPAILNAASTFGRVIPGILADKYGKMNMYAGGTIVTAVVAFCMNSTHNNAAIIAYAAIFGFTSGTIISGATVTITSCADDPRNIGTYTGMGLALGAVGVLIGPPIDGAFVAHYGSFEQVTMFSGAMCLFGGILVLFAKAATPQGIFGKS; encoded by the exons ATGTCGACAACTTCGGTCGAAGAGAAAGGCACTCCCCTGCCCGGCGAGGAGAAGATCGCCCTCGAACAACTCGTCCCCGACGACCAAGAGCGACAGTCGACCCCGACAGACGAAATAGAGCCTGCCCCCGAAGGCGGTCTGAGAGCGTGGCTTGTTGCTTGCGGAGCGGCGTCTGTGTTTTTCTGCTGCCTGGGATTTTCCAACTCGTTTGGCACGTTCACGGAGTACTACTTGACGCACCAGCTTCGCGACCATACTCCCGACGATGTGGCTTGGATTGGTTCTCTGTCTGCGTTTTTGCAGTTCTTTACGGGCATGATTGGAGGGCCCATGTTTGATCGCTATGGAGTAAAG ATTATGCAACCCGCGGCCGTCATCTACATCTTCGCAGTCATGATGCTCAGTCTCTGCAAAACATACTGGCAAATCATCCTCGTGCAGGGCGTCCTCATGGGCAGCACCATGGGCTTCCTCCAATTCCCAGCCATGGGCGCGCTCGCCCACTACTTTGACAAGAagcgcgccgccgcctttggAGTCGCAATCTCGGGCTCCTCCAtcggcggcatcatcatgcCCATTGCCGTGTCCAGAATGCTCAACGCCACGTCCATCGGCTTCGGCTGGACCGTCCGCATCATCGGCTTCCTCATGGTGCCcttcatggccttttccatcatcgtcatcaaggCCCGCCTGCCGCCGCGCCCAatcgccttcttcatcaccgGCGTGTTCCGAGACGCAAAGTTTATGCTCCTCATCGCCTCcaccttcttcgccttcatcgGAATGTTCAtgcccatcatcttccttccGACGTATGCCGTGGAAGCTCGGGGCATGGGCGCAACGCTGGCTGGCTACTTGCCCGCCATCCTCAATGCCGCTTCGACCTTTGGCCGTGTCATCCCGGGTATTCTGGCCGACAAGTACGGAAAGATGAACATGTATGCTGGAGGCACAATCGTCACCGCCGTCGTTGCCTTTTGCATGAACTCGACGCACAACAACGCGGCCATCATCGCCTACGCAGCCATTTTCGGCTTCACCTCTGGCACAATCATCTCCGGAGCAACAGTTACCATTACAAGCTGTGCCGACGACCCTCGCAATATCGGTACTTATACTGGCATGGGGTTGGCCTTGGGAGCTGTTGGAGTCTTGATCGGACCTCCTATTGACGGCGCCTTTGTGGCCCATTATGGTAGTTTCGAGCAGGTCACAATGTTTAGTGGTGCCATGTGCCTTTTTGGTGGCATTCTCGTACTTTTTGCCAAAGCTGCAACTCCTCAAGGGATTTTCGGCAAATCATGA
- a CDS encoding uncharacterized protein (TransMembrane:6 (i157-179o191-210i244-262o282-304i504-521o527-543i)): protein MAGEPFPAMPANTHPHRTSSEMNRIDEQEGETNEDFNERYDEKYERFEAPTLDTINTSNTLAPLQDEADIISPISQRAEANRLNDDLELLRAERMVSNQEHDLASGSRMKVRHHSPEPEDAFNQPAPEAAVEKKKNTNAALYKLWLFISKFPRFFRYIIYLIPGAALLLAPVLLGTYRFNGVKDAVGGVGGVYLMWFGIWLEIVWCSLWVTRMITNLIPPLFHSVAKMAGSTNAHKWRDIGQRLELHTAIFLWFLAILVSFKPTMNSHRAPVPEGREDEVDIQWIGIVNKVIIALFVLAALNFVEKILIQWIAQSFHQRTYATRIENNKGDIRQLVRLYEYAKAKLDTSDPFWKGSNGHASASGLQTPMKAFHNNARQVLGKVGHAAGRVGNDLLGRKGADNNHPRKIVAELLRTTQSAHSLARLIYRSLVRDGRETVHLEDLQTAFETVEEAEAAFSMFDKDLNGDISVDEFETVCNEIQLEKKAIAASLKDLDSVIQKLDKVFLVIIVIIAVIVFVAILSDSTAAGLASAGSSVLGLAWVLQATAQEFLQSIIFVFIKHPFDVGDRVTIYGNTGATLTGDDYYVTEISLLYTEFKKMQGHIVQAPNSLLNTVFILNQRRSNGLSDSIPLEMRFGTPGHLIDELKARMLEFVQANKRDYQPSIITEMTGFKEVRSCTMNIVFFHKSSFQNELLRLNRHNKFVTELMYQMVQVGIEAPLRIDPGGSRDHPLYWANMPAPPAYNNAGESSSSSSHGRPRATSSIRSVHVPNQEPATGGFQDVFEKRREHVLMQRMASIREKERGLQEESAADARASTSALAPVISIDSGSQTRSRIFGRARSGTRSVQSHNDMV, encoded by the coding sequence ATGGCTGGAGAGCCTTTTCCCGCCATGCCTGCAAATACTCATCCGCATCGAACCTCGTCGGAGATGAACCGGATTGACGAGCAGGAGGGCGAAACAAATGAGGACTTCAACGAGCGGTACGACGAAAAATACGAAAGATTCGAAGCACCAACCCTTGACACCATCAACACATCAAACACACTGGCGCCTCtccaagatgaagcagataTTATATCCCCGATAAGCCAGCGCGCCGAGGCAAATCGTCTCAATGATGATCTTGAGCTTCTCCGCGCTGAGCGCATGGTCTCTAACCAGGAACATGATCTCGCGTCCGGCTCTCGGATGAAGGTTCGGCATCACAGCCCCGAACCGGAGGATGCCTTCAACCAGCCTGCCCCGGAAGCGgccgtggagaagaagaagaataccAATGCCGCCCTGTACAAGCTGTGGCTCTTTATCAGCAAGTTTCCTCGCTTCTTTCGATACATCATCTATCTTATCCCTGGCGCGGCTTTGCTCCTCGCCCCCGTCTTGCTTGGCACGTATAGATTTAATGGCGTTAAAGATGCCGtgggcggcgttggcggtgTCTATCTCATGTGGTTTGGCATCTGGCTGGAAATCGTTTGGTGTTCGCTGTGGGTGACCCGAATGATCACGAACCTGATCCCCCCTCTATTCCACAGCGTCGCCAAAATGGCCGGGTCGACCAATGCGCACAAGTGGCGGGACATTGGACAGCGTCTCGAACTGCATACGGCCATATTTCTGTGGTTTCTGGCCATCCTCGTCTCCTTCAAGCCTACCATGAACAGCCACCGTGCTCCGGTACCAGAAGGACGAGAAGATGAGGTGGATATCCAATGgatcggcatcgtcaacaaAGTCATCATTGCGCTTTTTGTCCTCGCCGCACTCAACTTTGTGGAGAAGATCCTCATACAGTGGATTGCGCAAAGCTTCCACCAGCGAACATACGCCACTCGAATCGAAAACAACAAAGGAGACATCCGTCAACTTGTTCGCCTTTACGAATATGCAAAAGCCAAGCTTGACACCTCTGACCCTTTTTGGAAAGGCAGCAATGGACATGCTTCAGCAAGCGGCTTGCAAACTCCCATGAAAGCCTTTCATAATAATGCCCGCCAGGTGCTGGGCAAAGTCGGTCATGCTGCCGGCAGGGTGGGCAATGACCTTCTGGGCCGCAAAGGGGCTGACAACAACCATCCTCGAAAGATTGTGGCCGAGCTGCTTCGCACCACTCAGTCTGCGCACTCCCTCGCGCGTCTCATCTACCGGAGCCTCGTACGAGATGGGCGCGAGACTGTCCACCTGGAAGACCTGCAGACTGCCTTTGAAACGGTGGAGGAAGCTGAGGCGGCCTTTAGCATGTTTGATAAAGACCTCAATGGCGACATTTCTGTGGACGAGTTTGAGACAGTTTGCAACGAGATTCAGCTcgaaaaaaaggcaatcgCGGCGTCTCTCAAAGATCTCGACTCCGTCATACAGAAGCTTGATAAagtcttcctcgtcatcatcgtcatcatcgccgtcattGTCTTCGTCGCCATCTTGTCGGATTCAACCGCCGCCGGTCTCGCTTCTGCTGGTTCCTCGGTCCTCGGTCTCGCGTGGGTGCTTCAGGCAACGGCCCAGGAATTTCTGCAATCCATAATCTTCGTCTTTATCAAGCATCCATTTGATGTAGGCGATCGTGTAACCATTTATGGTAACACCGGAGCCACGCTGACAGGCGACGACTATTATGTGACGGAAATCTCGCTGCTCTATACCGAGTTTAAAAAGATGCAAGGTCACATTGTCCAAGCCCCAAACTCGCTTCTCAATACCGTTTTTATTCTCAATCAGCGGCGATCCAATGGCCTTTCCGACTCGATTCCTCTTGAGATGCGATTTGGCACACCCGGCCACCTGATTGACGAGCTCAAGGCTCGAATGCTAGAGTTTGTCCAGGCCAACAAGCGGGATTACCAGCCGAGCATCATTACTGAGATGACTGGCTTCAAGGAAGTGAGATCATGTACTATGAAcattgtcttcttccacaaGAGCAGCTTTCAGAACGAACTCCTTCGACTGAACCGCCACAACAAATTTGTTACGGAGCTCATGTATCAGATGGTTCAAGTGGGCATTGAAGCGCCGCTCCGAATCGACCCTGGCGGTAGCCGAGACCATCCTTTGTACTGGGCAAACATGCCCGCGCCACCCGCATATAACAACGCTGGCGAgagctcatcatcatcatcgcacGGTCGACCTCGAGCTACGTCTAGCATCCGCAGCGTCCATGTACCAAACCAGGAGCCCGCCACGGGAGGGTTCCAAGATGTATTCGAAAAACGGCGAGAGCACGTACTTATGCAGAGGATGGCGTCTATccgagagaaagagagggggcTGCAGGAGGAGTCTGCTGCAGACGCCCGTGCGTCTACTTCAGCTCTGGCACCAGTCATTTCGATCGACTCTGGGTCTCAAACGCGGTCTCGCATATTTGGACGCGCACGGAGCGGAACTAGGAGCGTCCAAAGCCACAATGACATGGTCTAA
- a CDS encoding uncharacterized protein (EggNog:ENOG41~TransMembrane:12 (i61-84o96-115i127-145o157-178i190-209o221-239i290-314o326-346i353-373o385-405i417-435o447-472i)), with translation MDPKQPEEVQHSEHRELPTSSRPGQSGSKGADRALAIIGDQKIHVTEEDNRRILRKTDRTILVILVWVYFLQILDKSVLGYGATYGLKEDTHLSPGQYSLLSSIAPIAQLIWQPFSSVLIVKVPHRILMPVLCLGWGIAQTAMAACHDFSDLMATRFFLGLFEAGCLPLFSVITSQWYRRAEQPMRVAAWYGTNGLATIFAAAVSYGLGQINSPLLREWQIIFLFVGLLTIVSVPIAYWKLDNDIPSARFLTEEEKPKALERLRANQTGTGSRDFKWHHVVEAALEPKTYLWFGMTLLLNVGAIVTVTFGPLIINGLGFDKYTSSLLNMPFGALQVIVILISSLLARRAKLKGAVLAVFVLPVLAGLIMLYCIPRGKSNQGALLAGYYLLAFLFAGNPLIVSWIVGNTAGTTKKSMIMSVYNAASSVGNIIGPILFNDRDAPDYKPGLRACLGVFSALVGVILLQWANLIVLNKMQAKTRVRNGKEAQVFDRSMQNHYRTASHHEDGVLQDAEGVNDEDDALGRNAFLDLTDRQNDEFVYIY, from the exons ATGGATCCCAAACAACCAGAAGAGGTGCAGCACTCCGAGCATCGTGAGCTCccgacttcttctcgcccCGGCCAATCTGGCAGCAAAGGAGCGGATCGTGCCTTGGCCATCATTGGCGACCAGAAAATCCACGTTACCGAGGAGGATAACCGCCGTATACTTCGAAAAACCGACAGAACCATCCTGGTGATCCTCGTATGGGTTTATTTCCTCCAGATCCTCGACAAGTCCGTGCTGGGATACGGCGCGACATACGGCCTCAAAGAAGACACGCACCTCAGCCCGGGCCAATATTCTCTTTTAAGCTCCATTGCCCCCATTGCCCAGCTGATATGGCAGCCTTTCTCGTCTGTTCTCATCGTCAAGGTGCCGCATCGCATCTTGATGCCCGTTCTCTGTCTGGGATGGGGCATCGCGCAAACTGCCATGGCGGCATGTCATGATTTCTCGGATCTCATGGCCACGCGATTCTTCCTTGGCTTGTTCGAGGCCGGCTGCTTGCCCCTGTTCAGCGTCATCACCAGCCAGTGGTATCGACGAGCTGAGCAGCCCATGCGCGTCGCAGCGTGGTACGGGACCAATGGACTGGCGACCatctttgctgccgctgtttCGTACGGGCTGGGGCAGATCAACTCGCCGCTGTTGAGAGAATGGCAGAT catcttcctcttcgtcgggCTTCTGACCATCGTCTCTGTTCCAATTGCTTATTGGAAGTTGGACAACGACATCCCCTCCGCCCGATTCCTGactgaggaggagaagccaaAAGCGCTGGAGCGGCTTCGCGCCAACCAAACAGGCACTGGTAGCCGTGATTTCAAGTGGCATCACGTCGTTGAGGCTGCTCTGGAGCCGAAAACCTATCTCTGGTTTGGaatgacgctgctgctcaacgTGGGAGCAATTGTTACCGTAACGTTTGGCcctctcatcatcaacggCCTCGGCTTTGACAAGTACACAAGCAGTTTACTCAATATGCCGTTTGGCGCCCTCCAAGTAATCGTTATCCTCATTTCCAGCCTCTTGGCCCGGAGGGCAAAATTAAAGGGAGCCGTACTGGCTGTCTTCGTGTTGCCGGTTCTCGCTGGATTAATCATGCTATACTGCATTCCCCGAGGCAAATCAAACCAAGGAGCTCTACTTGCCGGATACTACCTGCTGGCTTTCCTCTTTGCCGGCAATCCTCTTATTGTCTCTTGGATCGTCGGCAACACTGCTGGAACAACGAAAAAGTCAATGATCATGAGCGTATACAACGCCGCCAGCTCCGTGGGCAATATCATCGGCCCCATCTTGTTTAATGACCGAGACGCGCCTGACTATAAACCCGGTTTACGTGCCTGCCTGGGCGTCTTCTCAGCATTGGTTGGAGTGATTCTACTGCAGTGGGCCAATCTAATTGTTCTCAATAAGATGCAGGCCAAGACTCGAGTACGcaatggaaaagaagcacaagTTTTTGACCGCTCTATGCAAAACCATTATCGCACAGCCAGCCACCATGAGGATGGAGTACTTCAGGATGCTGAGGGAGtcaacgatgaggatgatgctCTTGGGCGAAACGCGTTCTTGGATCTAACAGACCGTCAGAATGATGAGTTTGTATATATCTACTAA